From the genome of Anabrus simplex isolate iqAnaSimp1 chromosome X, ASM4041472v1, whole genome shotgun sequence, one region includes:
- the LOC136886848 gene encoding ankyrin-3-like: MSHSTPILLPAKESPRGLYTVISTLLLIGGIEPNPGPAFETRCELCGALYGSLVEHVEMRELKLREDTSVVEELDRSLKERKNNMRMWEEVLKERETVIEQREEEFEKKVKEVERACSYREKILEQREMTCEKREELSRQRDREWRDREEGPRWQTLLSQYEPHHEILQQTLNWAAEEGYISVVNLILARNPCVEWKRTALNHAAERGQLHVVKALVEEEKNLGREDCLSFATCDVDVNIGTHSRGLPSLLLSAKEGHVEVVRYLLEKGRMSGELLGSALIPAAQWGHLEVVRNLVEEGDTGGEVLDSALIQAAQWGQLNIVKYLVEEGGMSGEVQGSALLPAAQWGHLDIVRYLTTLDRANLNVKTGDGYSPLHLAIRGGHIEIVKYLTSLDHTSLNMKASDDYIPLHLAARYSHLEIVKHLTTLDHTSLNVKTSDGYTPLHLAMREGHIEVVKHLTTLDHTSLNVKTSDGYTPLHLAIREGHIEIVKYLTTQDHSSIRVETSCGYTPLHLAAHCGHIEVVKHLASLDHTSLNVKIRHGYTPLHLAIREGHLEVVRHLSTLDHTSLNVKTSYGDTPLHLAAECGRLEVVKHLITPDHTSLNVTTSYGDIPLHRAVRGGHLEVVRYLTTLDHTSLNVKTSDGYTPLHLAAYCGHLEVVKYLTILDHSSLKVKTSSSYTPLHLAIREGHLETVRYLTTLDCTTLNVKASDGYTPLHLAAECGHLGIVKHLTTLDHTSLNAKTSSCYTPLHLAIRKSHLDIIRYLISLDHTSLNVLASSHHTALHLASECSSLEIVRYLVTLDRTSLFATDKNGRTPLGLANLYGRLEVVSFLEECLANK, from the coding sequence ACTCGATGCGAACTGTGTGGGGCACTCTATGGATCGCTGGTGGAACATGTGGAGATGAGGGAGTTGAAGCTGAGAGAAGACACCAGTGTGGTGGAAGAATTGGACAGAAGCCTTAAGGAGAGGAAGAACAACATGAGGATGTGGGAAGAAGTgctgaaagagagagagacagtgaTAGAACAACGCGAAGAGGAATTTGAGAAGAAAGTAAAGGAAGTGGAGAGAGCATGTAGTTACAGGGAGAAGATTCTTGAGCAGCGAGAGATGACATGTGAGAAGAGAGAGGAACTTTCTCGCCAGAGAGACAGGGAGTGGCGAGACAGAGAGGAAGGACCACGGTGGCAGACATTGCTCTCCCAGTACGAACCAcatcacgaaatccttcagcaaactCTAAATTGGGCAGCTGAAGAAGGATATATCAGTGTGGTGAATTTAATTCTTGCGAGAAATCCCTGTGTGGAGTGGAAGCGCACTGCATTGAACCATGCTGCAGAGAGGGGGCAGCTGCACGTCGTGAAGGCTCTGGTAGAAGAGGAGAAAAATCTGGGTCGAGAGGACTGTCTCTCCTTTGCAACTTGCGACGTCGACGTGAATATTGGAACCCACAGTCGAGGCCTGCCTTCTCTGCTCTTGTCAGCCAAAGAGGGCCACGTGGAGGTGGTGAGGTACCTGTTGGAGAAGGGACGTATGAGTGGGGAGTTGCTGGGCAGTGCTCTCATACCAGCTGCTCAGTGGGGGCACCTTGAGGTAGTGAGGAACCTGGTGGAGGAGGGAGATACAGGTGGGGAGGTTCTGGACAGTGCTCTTatacaagctgctcagtggggtcagTTGAATATAGTGAAGTACCTGGTAGAGGAGGGAGGTATGAGTGGGGAGGTGCAGGGCAGTGCTCTTCTGCcagctgctcagtggggtcaccttgatatagtgaggtacctcaccacactagaccgtGCTAATCTCAATGTTAAGACTGGTGATGGTTACTCTCCACTGCACCTCGCTATAAGGGGGGGACACATTGAGATTGTGAAGTACCTCACCTCTCTGGATCACACTAGTCTCAATATGAAGGCTAGTGATGATTACATTCCACTACACCTGGCTGCTCGTTACAGTCACCTTGAGATAGTAAAGCACCTCACCACTCTAGAccacactagtctcaatgttaagactagtgatggttacactccactacaccttGCTATGAGGGAGGGACACATTGAGGTAGTAAAGCACCTCACTACTCTAGAccacactagtctcaatgttaagactagtgatggttacactccactacacctcGCTATAAGGGAGGGACACATTGAGATTGTGAAATACCTCACCACTCAAGACCACTCTAGCATCCGTGTTGAGACTAGTTGcggttacactccactacacctggctgctCATTGCGGTCACATTGAAGTAGTGAAGCACCTTGCCAGTCTGGACCATACTAGTCTTAATGTTAAGATTAGAcatggttacactccactacacctggctaTAAGAGagggtcaccttgaggtagtgagGCACCTCTCCACTCTAGAccacactagtctcaatgttaagactagttaTGGTGACACGCCACTACACCTGGCTGCAGAATGCGGTCGCCTTGAAGTAGTGAAGCACCTCATCACTCCAGAccacactagtctcaatgttacGACTAGTTATGGTGACATTCCACTACACCGGGCTGTAAGGGGtggtcaccttgaggtagtgagGTACCTGACCACTCTAGAccacactagtctcaatgttaagaccAGTGATGGTTACACTCCATTACACCTAGCAGCATATTGTGGTCACCTTGAGGTGGTGAAGTACCTCACTATTCTAGATCACTCTAGTCTTAAGGTTAAGACTAGTTCTagttacactccactacaccttGCTATAAGGGAGGGTCACCTTGAGACAGTGAGGTACCTTACCACATTGGACTGCACTACTCTCAATGTTAAGGCTAGTGATGGTTATACTCCACTTCATCTGGCTGCAGAGTGCGGTCACCTTGGCATAGTGAAGCATCTCACCACTCTAGACCAcactagtctcaatgctaagacTAGCTCTTGCTACACTCCACTTCACTTGGCCATAAGGAAGAGTCACCTTGATATAATTAGGTACCTCATCTCTCTAGACCACACTAGTCTCAATGTTTTAGCTAGTTCTCATCACACAGCACTACACCTGGCTTCAGAATGCAGTTCCCTTGAGATAGTGAGGTATCTCGTCACTCTAGACCGCACTAGTCTCTTTGCTACAGACAAAAATGGTCGCACACCACTGGGCCTTGCTAACCTTTATGGACGCCTGGAGGTGGTAAGCTTCCTGGAGGAGTGTTTAGCCAACAAGTAA